The Gossypium hirsutum isolate 1008001.06 chromosome D06, Gossypium_hirsutum_v2.1, whole genome shotgun sequence genome contains the following window.
GGTCGTAGGCTTCTAGCTGTCAAATTGGTGCATCACCAGCTTTGACTTTAActatatagataaatatgtttCTGTTTTAACACGAAGCAAAAAGGGACAGTTTGGCCGAGTGGTCTAAGGCGCCAGATTTAGGCTCTGGTCCGAAAGGGCGTGGGTTCAAATCCCACAGCtgtcaatttttctttttgaaagctTAGAGCTGGCTCATATGATATTCTTTCAAAGGTCCATTCAAACGAGCCCATTTTAAGCTGAACATGGACCTAAATGATCTTTCATCTGATACGACGTCGTTAAGCTGGAACTCAAGGTCAAGTCAGTCAACGCGTCAAAGTCATCTTGTCCAGACGAATGTTAAAACCGGAGAAGCGTTAAGACCGAAGCTGTTTGTCGCCAATCCCCAAATCCGAAAGCTAAGCAAGGAAATGGCGATCCCTTCCAGTTCTGCTTATCTCTTCTTACTCTCCTTTTTCACCCTTTCTCTATTCCTTGCTATTTCCACTGCTGAATCTGAATCTGAATTAGAACTGGTAGCCGATCTCCGCGCCCTTCAGTCCGAATCCAAATCAGGAGTCATCCACTTAGATGACCGAACCATTGCCAAATTCCTAACCTCCCCCAAAATCCCTCGCCCTTACTCTATCCTCATCTTCTTCGACGCCACCCAACTCCACGACAAAACCGAACTCCACCTCCGCGAGCTCCGCCAAGAATTCGCCCTCGTCGCCTCTTCCTTCATCACCAACCACAACAACTCCAACACCAAGCTCTTCTTCGCCGACATCGAGTTTCGCGAATCTCAATCTTCTTTCCACCTCTTCGGCGTCAACTCCCTTCCCCACATCCGCCTCGTCGGCCCCACCGCAAAATCGTTGAAAGATGAGTCGGAACAGATGGACCAGGGCGATTTTTCTCGATTGGCTGAGTCAATGGCCGAATTCGTTGAGTCCAGAACTAAACTCACCGTGGGTCCCGTCCATCGTCCTCCCATTCTCTCGAAAACTCAAATGGGTCTGATCGTTGCCCTTTTGTTGATCCCTTCTCCGTTCATCGCTAAAAAGATCTTCGCCGGGGAAACCCTCTTGCACGATCCCAAGATTTGGCTTTCCGGCgccgtttttatttattttttcagcGTTTCAGGTGCAATGCATAATCTAATAAGGAAAATGCCGATGTTTTTGGTGGATAGGAACGATCCCAACAAATTGATTTTCTTTTACCAAGGATCGGGGATGCAGCTTGGGGCGGAAGGATTCGCGGTGGGTTTTCTTTATACAATAGTGGGATTATTGCTAGCTTTCGTTACCCATTTGCTTGTTTATGTTAAGAACGCGAAAGCCAAGCGTGTGGCCATGGTTTTTGCGATTTGCGTTTCTTTTTGGGCGGTGCAGAAAGTGATTTTCTTGGACAATTGGAAGACTGGATATGGGATTCATGGATTCTGGCCTTCCAGTTGGAACTGAAGGcatcatctttttttatttttaggctgCTATAATTCGAACTATGGTTTCGATTCAGTTGAGAATTTGATATCAATTTTAGATGTTTTAATGTACTTTGGGCAAAATACTGAGCTTATAGAACGTTAATCTGTTATAAGTTGACATCCATGAAAAATCCATTTGCTAAAAGAATTTCTAATCTTAATTATAGTATTCCACATTTATGCATCCAGTTAGCCCTGTTTTTTGTGCTGCGTATGGTTCTAAATTCTCAGAGATTCTTTGTTTTACATGTTTAGCTTTGATAATTTCTTTAGTTTATGAATGAAAGCTTATGCGCATAGGGTGTAATCTTGTGGAGGATTAAACTGGCTTCCCTTACTTAGTTCTCTATTTATATTTGTTCTACATTTGTGCACCAATAATCTTGTAGGATTTCACATTGTAAGCTGCAAAGTGGTCGTGTGGAATATGAGAGTTATAGTTTAGGTTTGAAAAGGTTAATCATATAGGTATCTTCTTCATTTACTTTAGAACTATATTTAAGCCCTTTTGACGATGATGCTGAATCTGGCTTAAATCTTGGAGGCTTTTTGGATTGGTAGCAGTTTGTTAGTATTAATGGCTCAGTTTAGTTTAAGCTTTCCACACGTTTTTACCTTTCCTGACTCTTGTTAGAGTTGTTTAGGTTTAAGTTCCCCAAGTTTGGcatcacataccaaaatttaTGGTCTTGTCACGTCGGTAGAATGTTAAAACTTAAGGTGTTTGATGATCAATAGTTTCATCTAGTTCTAGAGTGGTAAATATCCTTTCTGACTGCAGACTAACTCTGAAGGCCTTATTTTTTATGGCTTATGCTCCATGTAGCGTATGATAATCCAAGAAACCGGTTTATGTTCCAGCAAACTGTTTAAGAGGAGCAGCAGGGAATTTTATGTAAAACTTGCTGACTATATTTCTTTTCCCATAGTTATTTGTTTTGGGTTCATCTTGTTGTATCTAAGTTTTGGAAATCTTGATATTTCTATAGCTTGATAAACAAAACATGAAGTTGTTTATATATAGTAATGCTAAAAGGAATAAATTGTGTTAATTGTTGGTGTTTAGTACTTCTTGTATGCCTGAAGTTCCCTGGGTTATTCAAATTGGCTGGGCATTGGAAAATTTATTGTTATTTCTTTGTCGATGCAACTGTTGATTTGTTTTCTTGCATAAAATGCGGTGgattttatatttgaagtttTGCCTGTTGATCAACTCGGTCAACAGCATTTCATGTAGTGTTAAGGCTATGAAAGGCGATAACTTGGTCAATAATCTTTTGAGTTGTTCTGGAGATCACTCAATGTTGCCCTCTGTTAAAGAGGGTGATCGTCTTTTGGTTCATATGTTAAAGAGGGTGATTATGAAGAAAGATTTTGTTAAGCATATACTTACCATATCTCCTTAGAATCTTGGTTTTCAGAGCTTGTTCCTGCAAATTTTGTGATAATGATGGATGTTGTTGGTGTAACTGGTTGAAGGTAGCTACGGTGAAGGCTCTGAAATGTGACCTAAATGGCTACATCTAAGTCCCTTCCAGGTTGATAAGGGTAAGCTTTTCAGGGAACATTAACCCTTTATGCTATTACAGTTCCCATGCAACTTTGCTTGTAAATGCAGTGGTGTCAATTCTCTTTATTGCATATTCATTTAACATGGCATGGTGTGACAGTAACCTTTTTGAGTAGAGAGATGGATAGGCAGTGGAAGAACAAACTGATTTTGTCGGGAAAGCGTTTGTGGATCATCACCATGTTTTGGATAATGATCGGCCAACGGTTTCTCCTTTCTACTAGCATCCTCCATTTTGAAGTTTGAACGCCGAGACATTTGAGTAAAGAAACAAGCGGTTGGGTACAGGAAACAAGTCGGTTGATTTCAACTGTTGtaaattttaatgataaaaaGATTATTTATACTAGAAGATATATCAGTGTGTGAAGATTGCGTATTTAGAACACACGTGATAATAAATAATGCTTTGtaagaattaaaattaataataataacacatatgcattatatataaatttaaaataaaaaatttgttaaattgcgagtaaaaataaatttaaatatgtaaacACATtagattaataatattaaatgtaCTCAATTGTTTATCAtaataatgtcattttttttagttGGTCTTGAGTTAATTTGTAACATTAACtcaataaataatattatcaGCATATACAATGTGActataataacattaaaatatataaaaaaattaaaataaagtttttttggTTAGAGTTGTAAAGAAAAGATTTTATAGTTGTTGATgtcatatatttaaataaatatatgcaaatatacgttggttttcattaaaaatgtaaaataaaaaaataataatataaatatttaaataatagtatagatgcTCTATTTAAGTTTAATATTAGCTATAGAAagagaagaattttttttattaagataACTAATATTATGCACTAATAAAATGGTACGTCGTGGAGTGATAATGAAGAGGAATGTTCATAATGAAACATTTCAACCTCTAGTTATAGTCCTCTTTCTCCAACCAGAGTTAAAAAGAAAAGggataattacaaaataattgaaatattcaaCACTTATAAATAGTGAAACAAAGGGAAATCACATTCACATGAATGCTTTTCAAGTAATATATATTGAGAGTGAGAAAAGTTATTGAATGTATTGCAAGTGTAAATGTAACACCTTTGTCCAACTCAATCGTCGGGTCCAAATAACGAAATGCCATATTCATTGTCAGAGCAATTACATTTAAGCAAACAATAAAATGATCATTCAAACAAACATTTACATGTTAAACACATTCACGATATGTCATACTGTTAGCTCGATAACTCAACCGAATTAatcaagagggggtgaattgacCTTTTAAAAATTTGTGGAAACAAAGAGAAAATTATGAGACAAAGAACACGAGGATTTATAGTGCATATACAAAAGATATGAAAATTTGAGATCTTAGGTTAATAGAATGACACTTTAAGCTTTTTGGTCTCTCTTATTATTGTAGAACCTTTTGAAGCTGGTATTTATACTCCCAAATTGATTTCCAATGTTGTGGTTGTTGGGATATTGAATAGAGTTGTTGGGGATGAAAATATCAGTGCATTTATGTCACCTACAACAAACGATATTGATACTTTTTTATAGATATCGATACTATTAGCATTTAATGTATCAATTTAGTAACCATTAACCCTATTTACATCAATACCCAATGAAGTTTTTCGATACTTGATTGAAGGTATCAATAATATTTGACAGGTATCGGTACtggggtaaatttttgaacaattttcaaAACATCGAACTTTAAAACCATATCGATACCAGGAGAGGGTatcgataaatttttaataagtatcaATACATAAttacaagtatcgatacttaataCTACTGCTCAAAATTTACCCCAAAGTCAGAATGTCAATTTCGTATCGACACTGAAAAATGTATCGATAAAAATATCACGGTATTGATACATAAtgataagtataaatatttttactttgatAAAAAATTCCAGAATGACATTTTCGTATCGGTACCAGAAaaggttttgataaaaatttctAGGTATCGATACTTAATGAAAAATATTGATACTCTTTGTTTTGAGCAGTTTTTCACTTGCTCAAAACAATTTCAAAGGTTTTTAAATTTCTCCAAAATATTTTCTAAGTATTCAAAGTATTTATCAAAGTATTTGGAGTTTATAAGGATTTTGAAAATGGATTTTTACTTTGAAATTTATCAAttctttgtttaaaaataatttttattcaaaaacattttatttgttgtattaaaataattttatcaaaggTTATCttaatcttgatggacatccgctaaataataaaatatttagaacaattatgttatttttttggaattttaatgattttttagttttttaaatattaaaaaaacattttttttataattttcaaaaatatattatgatttttttagtttttataattttctaagttttcttgtttttgggaattttttttatgattttttaatatttaagtagattttataattttttttgcacGTGGCAACGTGTCAttggatgtttaatttttttatcggAAATAGTTGGAGGGGCTAACTTGAGAAGGAAATGAAAGTAGAAGGGGCAAAGTGAttgaaaaatagtaaaaagacCAAAGTGAGAATTTCACTAGAATACAAGGGCCAAAAATTGTATTAAGCCATGTTCTTTTCTGTCTTGACTTTGTACTTCTAAGAGTCCTCAAGATTCATCTTGAACATTTACAAGGACCTTATCAGTTCATAAATCCTCATTGCATGATGTTTTTAGCCTCGTTTATAGTAGTCACCTTGATGTAGAATTATTCAAGGAGAAATTTAGGTGCCTTCCTCACCAACTATGCACTAGAATACTCTCCGCCTTGGGTAAAATCTTGATTAGAGATGTCACATAATTTTGCATACAATTTAAAAAATGTTTCTAAGTCGAGCAGTGGTGCACTTGAACTTTGGATTGCTTGACAATAAAAGTTCCTTTATGTATTGTTTTAAGTATGATCTAAGTCGAAAAGTGGTGCACTTGAAGATTCTCTTGAATTCCTAGGGGTCTGTTTCATTGCAAATGGCGTTTAACGAATTAGAGTTATAGTTAACAACCTTATCCTCATTTAtggttcatgtaacacccctaactcgtctccGTCACCAGactagggttacggagtattacagcATATAACAAATCTAATGACAGCATAAAacctttcaaatattaatttaaataccaAACATTTAAACTGCATATCATTCATAGCATATTTACATTTATAGGCCTTAAACCGAGTTTATGGGACCTAAAAATCAACTTAGAAACAATCAGGGATTAATTtggaacaaaatagaaaaatatgaaaaaagtgaaaattttagaaacagaggtcacacggccgtgtggctcagGGACATGTCTGTGTGGCCAAACCGTGTAACAaactgtgcccgtgtaactcaggGTCATACGGTTATGTCGCTATGCCGTGTAACATCTTGCTTTCGTGTGGAAAAACctgcaacaaaaataaaaataacagatGATCGTGTGGTGTGCCTATGTATGGCAGACGGCCATGTGACAACCATGTGCACCTAAAATCCTTCCAAAACAAGCAAAAACaaatgtcacaccccaaaattgggcctaggagttttaggagTATCTTAAGAATTTTAGCTCTAGTGAACTTGGGAATTTCGTTAGCATGATATTCGAAAATGTTTTTGTTTATggcattttgaaaattaaaacaatttttgacataatgttcaaaagactttcaattttgaaataaatactGGTTTGTAAAAGGGTTCGGTTTGTGAGTTTTTAAAaagcaattaaaccaaattttgatTTTCACCCTATTTTCTTCCCCTCACCTACAGTTTTCACGATAGTTTTCacccttttcttttgtttgtcGTCCCTTGCTCTCCCAAGCTCTTCCTATTCAAATTTTGGTTCCCAAACTCTATTCCCTTGATTTCTTTCATTCTCCCAACATTAAACCTCCAtagtatttcaagaaaaacacTCAAAACACCATAGATTTTCCATGGTTGAGTTTTTgagtttttcaaattttcgatcaaACGCTTGGTTTTTCATCAACTAAGGTAACGATTCGATTCCTagttagttttaaatgttatctgatcttttaaattgaatttttagctgttaaatcgcatgttttgaataaaagtaaaaaattgggtcattaatggtggattttgggtaaaaacgtggtttcaaagtgtttttcaattagtttgaCGTAATTGGAAGTTTTCTAAACTGAGTTTAAAGTTTCATTAAAGATTTCCaacgttttaatgaattttagtaAAAATGGCCATAACttgttgaaaatttttgtttaaaggttgagaatctaccgtaggtgaataattagatgagtGGAATTCgttttaggtaaaaaaaatttaagtgtagACCGAGATAATTGGAATTCAAGTTTGCTATGTTAAAGGTTTCAGTTACATGAGAACTTAGCTTAGGCTTATGACTTTGATTGCTTGAAGTGAGTTTTTAGCTGATTGTTGATTATAATATTATGTGATTTATTGTGTTGAAGCTTCAGACTCGTTAAGACCTTCTACAAATTAAGGAAAGGCTAGTTtgggttttcggcatttcggtgAAAACGTAATTTGTGAGTGTTGGAATCGCTACTTGTAGACATGATTTATTGCATTAAATGGGAATTTAGAAGTAGCCTAAATccctactctaaatttcgagtgtaagTTTTCTCATACTCATGATTTCATATGTGAAAATGTGTTGTGAATTTGTGGATTAAAATGTGATATTGTGATATGTGTAATAAGCTTATGATGGCTATTGTGAAAGAATTGATTATGTCcatgttatatgtgtcatatgaAAGTGATTATGTTGTATTTATAATGTGATTATGCAGGGATAAAGTACAAAAAATGGTAAGTAATTACGTGTGCCAATTACAAACATTTTGGCCTTGTGATGtttgagaccattggatatagttggcatgccataggattgtgagtactcacccatATGTGTTGTGTTTTTGGGGCGTTAATGCTCGAGACagatttggagagataagggaatgtgagctaagctccattcaccaAGACATGTTTAGTGTGTTAGAGAGTGCTAGCTATACGCttcactttttgggatatgttcgactccaTGAGTCATttagtgtgttggagatccgtgtatccaatgTGTGATGATAGAGCCCACTTTTGTGTTTCATAGCTAAACTGTCAAATTATCAATAAATGTGTTTATGAatattgtgatatgtgtttaaaAGAGTACGTGGTTAATATGTAAGTGAACCAATAAGTTAAACATGAAtaagtataatatgacactaAAGTTGTGACTATTGTAATTGTGCTAGTTAGTTATTTGTTAATGCATGATGACATGTTTGCATGGTAGTTATTCTGATCATTCACTGagtttgttaagctcacccactcctttttaaACCATTACAGATTAGTTGGGTTTTGGTTTAAGTGGTGTGGTTCCGATGGGGTAATCCAAGCCAAACTTTCGCATTATTTCATaggtgtttatttatttgtttttgttatgggaaataaaggcaatgtggtagaactTTTATTGGTTTTGCGATGATATTTAGGATGTTTTCATGATTTGTTTGCTGTAGACTTAAGGACTTGGATCTTGATATGTTGATTCTTGTTCGGAcatatttttgatgttttgaactgATATTGTAGCTGTTTTGACGATTGTTGATGTGGTATAAGCTGCATGTTGAATGAACTTAAGTTAGATCGGATTGATTGTTTTAAACTGCGGTATTTTTGTGGTTTGGAGTAGATGTATCGGTATTCGGGTTTCAAAATGCTACCTCCATGGTTTTTCAATGCGCAGAAAGTCAGTATTGTAATTTGGTATCAATATCttatcacgagtatcgatacttggggtAATAAAACTAATACTTTTTTAAATGTACAgatattttcttgtgttttaattttatgtgagaaaaaaatactGATCTGGTACCGATTTTTCAAGCAGTATCAATACCATGTAAGAAAACTATCGATACCTCAgtttcagtatcgatacctacatgattattttggaaattttgctaagtggttctaatgcatgtttaattccTGTTTTAAGCATGTTTGGTGAATGTTCAACATGTTTTACTGATAACTGGAATATGTATGTCTTGTAATTATTGTGAAGCTAAAATGAAAGATATTTTCTTAATAATGAGACCATATGAATTGCATGTGATGTGTAACGGTGGTGTGACATCCTGATATTCGGGCTCAATGTCTGAGccaagtatagggtgttacaacaaaGCCCTTTTCTTAAGTGCCAAGCCAAACCAAATTCATCCATTTATATgccttcaaaacacattcaaacaagcttaaaacatagtAATACATTCATCCTAAATgcttaaccaatatgccatcattTGACACAACAATTCATACACCAAACTATTTCAAATTCAATGCTACAAGTTCATATCTTAAACATATAACAAACATACTAGATTAACCAATATACCATTCACATTACATTCCACCACAACCTATTCACTTTCAAGAAGCCTAAACAAATTGACCAAAAACACATATACatagacatttacaagccaaaaaaAAAGTCATATATACAAGTAAGCTTAAACCACATCATATTggcaaaataacataaaaactcctattacatgtcatttataacgaTCAACAAAATAACTAAAACGTCTACCAAAATGACAGACGGATAGTGTGTATGTGCTCTGACTAGGTTCCAACTGATCGAGATTTCCGATGatctacaagaaaagaaaaacaactaaCGTAAGAACTAgtgcttaataagctcgtataaatCTTAAACGTAAACTTACCAAATAAgctcaatttatataattcatacaatattccATTGGCATGCTCATAAGATTATTCATTACCTATTTACAACACCAACCTCACAAGTTAGTGAGTTCAATAATGAACATAAAATCTATCCATATCAAGAAACATATTTTTGGAGCATATCCATATACATCACATTCATTACATCTTTAATATGtaacatacatatatttcaaaGAATTCATACAACCCTTTTCCATTTCATCCATCAATGTTATATAACACATCTTGTAATTACGATTATTCCACTAAGCCtttattacccgttgaaccaaatgaaacaacatcggatacacgggaacaatgctcacacaaagtgtgtctGTATCTATAACTATGACTATATCTataatgctcacatgagctgtaaaatgggtctgctcacatgagttgtggagaatccgcaacaaatgtaggacctcaaccatcgCTAGGACAAATAAAACCAACACCCGAAACTGTAtaacctctaatgacatgtcatttgtatcctaagtattcacaagATTCGAACGAGACAAATTATATATCCAAATCCTTTATCTTCACTCCATTATAACTTGTCAAACATACATCCTTGAAATCCACATTTTCAAacataatcatcaatttaattaacattataattcaatccaaatcactaGTTAACATTACACAATCAACTAAATCTATATAAAGCACAACCTTAAtcaataattaaaccaaaataacaattaacaaaattaatcaatatatgaacttacctgtacAAAAACGATTACGGACATGAAACCAATGACTATATTGTTACTTTGGCTTTTCTACGATTTGAGTCTAATTTATTTGTTACTTGATCTAGATAATAATTTCCATTCAATTGAACAATTCAAATAGCCTAAATAAACAAACTTATACTCATAGGcccttttattataaatttacaaaattaccccaatattttaccttttatgcaatttagtctataaacccgaaacttgcaaattaaccatttttaacctcTATTCATGCTAGTAAAATCTCTTAAGGACCCTTTACAACCCATATTTATCAtgtttttacaaaaatttcatgaagTTTTAcgatttaaacaatttaatccttaaacattaaaattaacaaaactactttacaaactagtcctatTTAGCTATCAAACTCATGAATCAATCAACTAAGTTCACAAACACATATAAATCATTCAtggtaaatccctaaaattttaaaaatttcacaaattagcctctaggctagctagattaagctaaaacaacttcaaaaacataaaaataatgaaaaatgggTTACAAAATACTTGCATGCACAAAAATACAACTTGTCTGAGTGCTTCCTAGGTTTGGCTGAATTTTTCTGtttcaaaacaaaatgaaaggaagaagatgataactttTACTATTTGCTTATGTTAGTAATTTACTTAAatactattttgcccttaaaaCAACATATAATATAACTAAAATGTGTGTATAAAATTGTCTATTAAACAACCAAAGGTAAAATTACCTAATAAATCCATCCAACCTTATTTCCATATTAAATTAACACCTTTAATTTTATGGAAACTCACTTTTgcagcttttacaatttagtccattttacctaattagctatttaaatgttaaaatttcttaaccatatTTTTATATGACTCAAACAaatactcgtaaatattaaataaataatatttattgtctcaCTTGTCAGAAGTATGGTCCTAAaactactatttctgacaccattgaaaatgggttgttatagtcCAAGTGGTCTCTGGCTTGGGTGTCCTTATATCATTAATATTTGTAGTTTGAGGTTTTAACTAGTAAGCACTACCTTTCTTTCCTTCTTATCTATGGACTTAATAAGCACCTTCATACTTGCTTTCTAATAGGTGAAGTTGAAGTTGTCGAACATAAGGGATTTGAAGATTGAACTGCATTCTATGTCTTAACAATTCAAAACATGATCTTCACCCATTTTTTCTGGTGTCTAACTGGTGTGTCATTTAAAGCACCAAAAATAAATTATCCCtgagaaaaaatgaaaagaatagtataagggaagtagggtcaaatcctaaGGGACTGGATTGCTACAACTTCTTGTTTCTCGAAATCTTGGGTatagtcgtgcccaagaaaaacgTCTGAcctgggaaaaaataaaaaaaacaaaattaaaaatatggacgagttgaaattgaataaattgaaattgcaATTGTAAAAAGAAACAGAGTTAAGGGAAGAGGTTTTTTGATTTGAGGGGTTTCAGCCTCCAATTATCTC
Protein-coding sequences here:
- the LOC107901932 gene encoding probable dolichyl-diphosphooligosaccharide--protein glycosyltransferase subunit 3B translates to MDLNDLSSDTTSLSWNSRSSQSTRQSHLVQTNVKTGEALRPKLFVANPQIRKLSKEMAIPSSSAYLFLLSFFTLSLFLAISTAESESELELVADLRALQSESKSGVIHLDDRTIAKFLTSPKIPRPYSILIFFDATQLHDKTELHLRELRQEFALVASSFITNHNNSNTKLFFADIEFRESQSSFHLFGVNSLPHIRLVGPTAKSLKDESEQMDQGDFSRLAESMAEFVESRTKLTVGPVHRPPILSKTQMGLIVALLLIPSPFIAKKIFAGETLLHDPKIWLSGAVFIYFFSVSGAMHNLIRKMPMFLVDRNDPNKLIFFYQGSGMQLGAEGFAVGFLYTIVGLLLAFVTHLLVYVKNAKAKRVAMVFAICVSFWAVQKVIFLDNWKTGYGIHGFWPSSWN